The genomic stretch TTGCCTTTGTTGAGGTCACGGTGTTGACGAAGAAAAGGGAAACGACGCACCAGATTGCGTCCGGGGCCGGTCCGAGTACTGAAGCTCTCTCCGGCAAGGATATCATTAATCTCGCCGCGATACTTGAGAAATTGTAATTTTTCTCGAATTTCTTCCCGGATCACACCGCCGCGACCCGAGGAGCCGTAACCGTGGATCAGCGTGAGTACACGGCATTTTTCTATTTTGGCCTGCTCCAGCTCGCGTTCAAGTCGGCTTAAGGCCTGCTCTACTGTGGGCATACCACGCTTCAGATTAACCTCCCGGTGGGGAATGCTCTGCCCAGGAGTAGAGAATTTGAGCTCAGACTCGCAAAAAGGGCAACGGTTGATACCCGAGACCACCTCGTTACCGCAGACCTCACAGAAAAGTTGCATGTCCCTACCGCCTGCGTACTTCGATCATATCCGGCATCTGTTGTAAATGAGTCAGCAACTTTTGTAGATGGTTTCTGTCGGTAATTTCCAGAACCATTCGGAACTCAGCAATATTCTCCGAGGTTGTCCGGGAGCTGAACTCAATAACATCGGCATCATCACTGGAGATTAACGAGCTGATATCAGCCAGCAGGTTCTTCCTGTCTTCTGCCCGCAAAAACAGCTCTGTTCGATGTCTGCCCTGCCCATCGCCGGAGGACCAGTTGACTTCAACCCAGCGAACCGGATCTGTGGCCAGCAGGCTTGGACAGTCGGCCTTATGCACGGAGATTCCTATCCCGGTGGTGATAAAACCGATAACCTCGTCTCCCGGCACCGGCTTACAGCATTGGCTGATTTTGATCAGCATATCATCGACACCGTCGATCTGGACCACACCCTTAGAACTGGGCGCAGGCTTCTGCTGCCCGACCTCAATGAGTTCCAGCAGTTCTTCTTCCTGGCTCTGCTCTTCCTGCTGTTGTTGAATCTCCTTGGGGATCAGGGCACGCTCAAGGTGACGGGCGGTAATCGCTCCGATGCCCATCTTGGCCAGCAGGTCATCCAGAGAGTTGCAGCGCAGTTCTTCCAATAAGAAACGAAGATGACCACTCTTGATCAGTTTTTTCAGGCTGGTATCAAGCTGCTTCAGCTCCCGCTCACAGATCTCTCGGCCTTCCTCCAGCGTTTTCTCTTTATCCTCCCTTCGCAGCCATTGCCGGATCTTGGCTCGGGCCCGACTGGTCTTGACCAATTGCAGCCAGGCCCGCTTGGGGTGCTGATTTTTGGAGGTGATGATCTCAACGATGTCGCCGTTTTGCAGTTCATATTTCAGCTGCACCAGCCGGCCGTTAACTCTGGCTCCAGTACATTTATCACCGACAGCGGTATGGATGGCATAGGCAAAATCAATAGGGGTCGATCCCCTGGGCATCTCCCGCACCTCGCCATTCGGCGTCAGGGCATAGACATCCGGGTCAAAGAGTTCTCCGCGCACTGAGTCAAGGAATTCGCTGGGATCTTCAACTTCTTGGAGGTTTTTGACCAGTTTTTTAAGATCCTTGAAGAGGCGGGCGTCCCGGTTGTTGATCTTTTGTCCTTCTTTATAGGCCCAATGGGCCGCAACGCCTTCCTGGGCCACCCGATCCATTTCCTCTGTGCGAATCTGGATCTCGATAAAATGGTCGCCCGGCCCGGCCACCGTGGTGTGCAGCGACTGGTAGTTGTTGGATTTGGGTGCGGAGATGAAATCTTTGATCCGGCCTGGAACCGGGGTCCAGTTGCCGTGAATGGTGCCCAGGGCCTCGTAACACTCTTTGACCGTATTGACGATGATACGAAAGGCGACCTTGTCGTACACCTGCTCAATCGGGATATTCTGGACCACCAGCTTTTTATAAATTGAATACAGATGCTTGGGCCGCCCTATAACCCGCACCGGAATGACCTCGTTCTTTTTTAATTTATCGCGGAGAATGCCGATGACTTCATCAACATATTTTTCCCGTTCTCCCAAGGTGCTGACTAGGTGGCCCATCAACTCCTTATATTCCGCCGGAAAAAGATACTGAAACGAGAGGTCCTCAAGCTCACGCTTTAACCAGTCTATACCGAGTCGACTGGCCAGTGGGGCATAGAGATCCATGGTTTCCCGAGACAGCTGTCGCTGCTTGTCTTCGCTTTCCCGACGAAGGAGGAGCATGTCGTGGAGGCGGTCAGCAAGCTTGACCAGCAGAACCCGGATATCTGACCCCATAGCCAGAAACAGTTTGCGGATATTCTCCGCCTGGTAGGCCATTTTGGAATCATAGCGAACATTGGTAATTCTGGTGGTTCCGTTAACGATATTGGCTACATTAGGCCCGAATTTTTCTTCGAGCTCCTTGAGCGTTGCAACACCTTCCTTTAGGACACCGTGGAGCAGGCTTGCAATGATCGTATCCAGATCCAATCGCATGGAGGCCACAGTATTGGCCACATCCAGCAGGTGGCTGATGTACGATCCTCCCGAGGAATGAAGAAGCACCTTGTGCCGTGCAAGGGCAAAGGCATAGGCATCCTCAAGAGTACCCAGG from Candidatus Electrothrix communis encodes the following:
- a CDS encoding Smr/MutS family protein, which gives rise to MQLFCEVCGNEVVSGINRCPFCESELKFSTPGQSIPHREVNLKRGMPTVEQALSRLERELEQAKIEKCRVLTLIHGYGSSGRGGVIREEIREKLQFLKYRGEINDILAGESFSTRTGPGRNLVRRFPFLRQHRDLNKGNRGITLVVL
- a CDS encoding bifunctional (p)ppGpp synthetase/guanosine-3',5'-bis(diphosphate) 3'-pyrophosphohydrolase — translated: MADLDELKNTAGEYLSEDDLGTLEDAYAFALARHKVLLHSSGGSYISHLLDVANTVASMRLDLDTIIASLLHGVLKEGVATLKELEEKFGPNVANIVNGTTRITNVRYDSKMAYQAENIRKLFLAMGSDIRVLLVKLADRLHDMLLLRRESEDKQRQLSRETMDLYAPLASRLGIDWLKRELEDLSFQYLFPAEYKELMGHLVSTLGEREKYVDEVIGILRDKLKKNEVIPVRVIGRPKHLYSIYKKLVVQNIPIEQVYDKVAFRIIVNTVKECYEALGTIHGNWTPVPGRIKDFISAPKSNNYQSLHTTVAGPGDHFIEIQIRTEEMDRVAQEGVAAHWAYKEGQKINNRDARLFKDLKKLVKNLQEVEDPSEFLDSVRGELFDPDVYALTPNGEVREMPRGSTPIDFAYAIHTAVGDKCTGARVNGRLVQLKYELQNGDIVEIITSKNQHPKRAWLQLVKTSRARAKIRQWLRREDKEKTLEEGREICERELKQLDTSLKKLIKSGHLRFLLEELRCNSLDDLLAKMGIGAITARHLERALIPKEIQQQQEEQSQEEELLELIEVGQQKPAPSSKGVVQIDGVDDMLIKISQCCKPVPGDEVIGFITTGIGISVHKADCPSLLATDPVRWVEVNWSSGDGQGRHRTELFLRAEDRKNLLADISSLISSDDADVIEFSSRTTSENIAEFRMVLEITDRNHLQKLLTHLQQMPDMIEVRRR